From Neofelis nebulosa isolate mNeoNeb1 chromosome Y unlocalized genomic scaffold, mNeoNeb1.pri SUPER_Y_unloc_1, whole genome shotgun sequence:
GACATCTTGAGGTGTCGCATCGCGAGACGGCGAGGCTGTGGGTGACGTCAACCGTCGTTTCTGAGTACTTTCTCCGGTTTCAGAGAGGCAAGTACTTTGCACCAAACAACCAGAAAATGTGTAAATTATTACTGGTTTCTTATGCCTTGATCGTAAGGGTGCCGTGTTGCTGTTTTAGTTCTAGCAGTCAGGAGGCTTGTAGCGTCGACTTTGTAACCGGAAttatgtgtgaatatatgttGCCTATTTCTACCgttgcgtctctctctctctctctctctctctctctctctctctctctctctctctctctctctctctctctctctctctctgtctctctctctctccgcccccctctctccctAAACTTCTCTCATGTTTTTCCGTGATTTCGGAGGGATATCCAAAAtatccatgattttttaaaatccctgtTTATTTGTGCCTAATTCATTATGTAGCTAATTtgccttgctttttattttcttttacaggctttccccttcattttcttaCATACCTCTTTTTGACTTTCTTCTTACCTTTAATCCTTCATTAAACTTAACTCTTTCCAcccatgtgtgtgtttttatttattttatcatttagcaCCTTGGGTATCATACTTGCTAGATTTTCTGGACCTTTATAGTGAATGTTCCATGAGAGTGCAGAGCTTTGTCTCTTATTTGCTGTATATTACAAACGTCTGTATCGCTAACCGTGATGTAAAGTGGTACAGAGTAAACAAATGTATTATATTCTGGCTTTTCTGACTTTCTGTACTTCACTTCTTGTCTCATTGATTTCTCTCTTAGCTGTTTCTgtggtttgtgtttgtgtttgtgtttcttttcccccCCTCGGGTAAGCTCTGTGTTGCAGGAGGTTGTGAAATATTCTGATACAGGTGCCttgtacgttttttttttttttcttttgcagtttgTATTTACattgtgttctctttctgtctctctcgttttcattttttcccctctgtttcccAGTTTCCTCTTGTTTTCTAATCTCTTGTGTTTCCTTCCCATGTTTGCCCTTGCATATTCCAAAACACTTTTACAACCATTTTGTCATTTGCCACTATGCTGTACTGAAACTCACTTCTTATTTCAGCAGTTGTGCTtggttattttcctctttttcttttgacgattattcattttttcattctcttcattttcacaatatttcatCTCCTCATCTGGTCATTAGTGTTTTGACTATTTCTCAAGAGGTTGTGACTACCTGCTGATGGTCTCCCTGCATCTGCCTCCATGTAGtgttaagaaaaacaatgagTAAAATATAGGAACAAGGGTCAGGAATATTACTAAATGCTCTTCGTGTTTAtctccttttgcttctttttcctgtCACCAAAACTTCTTAAGTCTTCTActagataaaattataaacttgaaTTTTCTTGGATTTCATAGGACTTAATGTGAAAATGCCTCAGGAAGACTCATCATCATCTGCAGCTGCTGCTGCCTCTCAGAAACAAGAACAACTTAAAAACGGAAAGTTGCTGGTTTTCTCTGTGGCTGCAGACCATCACAACAATGACTTGACTAAAGCCCCAACAACTCTGTCTAGTTTTGCCAGTAACATGCTTGGCACTGGCTCTGTCAAGAAGTTGGCAATCAAAAACTTTAAAGGTAacttaatgataatttttttaagatttcagttTTAGCTTTTCATACCCTGTTGCTGCTTTCTTACTTTAAATTCAGAGAGATACAGTTAATATTTTTCGAGGTAGTTAATTTTTAGAAGATTAGGAACATTGATTTTACACTCTGAAGACCTGAATCCTGGCCCCAGTTTAACCATGGAGTAACTCgagaccttgggaaaattactccACTCTTCAGTACTTtgtttctctctaaaatacatttaTGCCCTCCCTTACTGTTTGAAATACTCTAGGTTGCCACACCGTTGTAGAATACATTCTCTTCCATCTTTTTAGTGAGTGGATCTATAATATTACTGAGAAAAGCTCTTACATGGGGAGTCCAAAGgcaacaatttaaatttttaataagttacAGAACAGGTGGTAAAAAATTGTGCATTTGGACATAAACAGTGAAACCATAGTAAGATCCTTTATTAGGAGtagattttacattttgaagaaatattaatataaaaattaaaaactcatgataatcattggtttttcatacaatttttatAGAGTTAGCGtaatttttcatataatattttcatatagaaTTCATAAAACAGAATCCTCACATGGTATTTTGGCATTTTATAAACCAATGTTTTTGATATCCTGTCAAGATTCTCATTTTTtaggggccgcctgggtggcgcagtcggttaagcgtccgacttcagccaggtcacgatctcgcggtccgtgggttcgagccccgcgtcaggctctgggctgatggctcggagcctggagcctgtttccgattctgtgtctccctctctctctgcccctcccccgttcatgctctgtctctctctgtcccaaaaataaattaaaaacgttgaaaaaaaaatttaaaaaaagattctcatttTTTAGGTTACAGGTTTTAAAGGGCATATTCCAACCCTGTTGCCATCTTTAGTTGTcaagaaaaaagttaactttttaaaattttaattaatattatttaaaaacttttgaattCAGTTATTTTCTGGTCAAAAAACTAGTTTTGTAAGTAAATATCAAACAATCCAAAATTTATGAATAAGACCTCaaattttctagaacttttcaaaagtaaatgtttgTAACATTTTGCCCCTTGGTGGTTTGCTTTTTACCTTTTCGCCTTATCCAGAACCTAGTGCATGCTAGATTTATTATGCAGAAGTTTGACTTTAGATTGTTGAAGTTTCAAAAAGCAATCTTATTTTAGTGGCCAAGTAAGATTTCAAATAGCATGAATTATTTGAATTCATGTTATACTCATGCATTGTTGCATAGAttgaaaaatttactttttccaatCTTTTTTGGTATATTTCAGCATTAGGGTGAATTTAAGGAACTGAAATGCTTTGGTCTGTGCatatgtttttcattgttttagtcAATATTACTAATTTGATCTGGGTTCTCATACTCAGGGCAGAGCTATATCAAGTATCtcttaaagttatttaaataattttgactgttttttaagtttatttattttaagacagagagcacaagcagggaaaaggggcagaaagagagggagagggagaatcccaagcagacttcccactctcagcacagaacctgacacaggactcgaattcatgaaccatgaaatcctgacctgggccaaaatcaagagttggaagcgtAACCAAGtggcccacccaggtgcctctacaaaTTTAATACTCCTACATAAAGGATATCCAACATTTGCTGTTCTGTCTCATGTAttaaaatactacaaataaacttagaaaatattctgttttagTGGGATGGAATATTGAAATAGTTCTGTAGATCATCATCATCCGATATCTGACTTTCAGGTGTTCTTGCTAACTTTTTTATATAAACTGGATTTGAAGCAACACTCATATTCCTTTTTCCGTGACATAATTAATAatgcttttcagatttttaaaataactcatttatttCAGGGTAAAGTTTGTATTAAATTCTGCGTAGAAGAAGGAATGGTTACCATTCTTGGATAATAgtaaatttttttgagagtgagagagtgaatgtggtacaaagaaaaataaacttaattatatatatatatatatatatatgtaattataattatgtaatatatattatatataacataactttgtgtattttatatataaaccctaatatatatgttaatatatattatatataatgattaaTATAATCGTATTAATGatgttaattatattatattaaatatagtgtaaatttagttatatataattattaacggatattaataactaatatataatatatattatatataatgtaattttatatatactatatattagcTTATATAGTTTCCCTTCCGAAGGCCCCACATCTTGGGTTTGATTGTTTTCTACCTCAGCTAATTTGTgcttaattttgtattatttttcttcttattttagatTCACTTTATCTTTGCCAGCTTCTTAAGTATAACCTTATCATTTATTTGCAAGATTAGTTTTGTTTagtaatttaaacataaaagtttcttgttttttgttgagactttcttttacaaattttgtGCTGATATTTTTACTGAGGAGAAATTCACAAAGAATAAATTGGACGTtaacttttaaagtatacagttgtatggggcgcctgggtggctcagtcggttaagcgtccgacttcagccaggtcacgatctcgcggtccgtgagttcgagccccgcgtcaggctctgggctgatggctcagagactggagcctgtctcggattctgtgtctccctctctctctgcccctcccccgttcgtgctctgtctctctctgtctcaaaaataaataaacgttaaaaaaaaaaaaaaatttaaaaaaaaaaaaataaagtatacagtTGTACACTTAGCACTTGACGGTATTATGTAACTACCGCCTCAgtttaattgtgaaatattttaataggtagaaaatgaaaacctatgttcacAAGCATTATGATTTCTCTGCCCCATTCCTTTTCCTGtcatttctgtcctctctctacaAGGCAGTCAGCTCTCCgatttctgtctttatagatttgcctcttctggatgtTTCATTGTATAATCTTTTTTGTGCCTGGCTGAGTTCAGTTAGCATAgtgtttttgaagttcattcaGGTTGTGGTATGTGTGAATGcttcatttttatggcttaaaTAAAATCCTATCATATGGATGTACATAGTGCCATGAACATTTATATACACTATTTTGTATGAatacctgtttttaattcttttggatatacacTAGGAAGGGAATTGtggggtcatatggtaattttatggtTAATGGAAGAACTGCTAAATTTTCCACATTCTCCGTACAATTTTATGTTCCTACCAGAGAAGTATAAGGGTtctagtttttccacatcctctaaAAAACTTGTTACATCCTTCCTATTAAGCATAAAGTCGTATGTCATGATTTTGACTTGTATAAATCTATTACTATGTTGGGCAGCCTTTCATGGGTTACTTGGCCGTTTGTATATGTTCTTGAAAGTATCTATTCAAATCCGCTGCCTAGTTATTAATTGGttgatattcttttttgtggATGAATTGCAACAGTTTTTTTATTCTGGATGCGTCATGGTTACcagttattagaaaatattttattgtatccTGATGgttgtgttttgctttctttattccttACCTTTGATCcacaaaaattttacattttaacttaATGAACCCCAATACATTATCTTCTGTCACTTATGTTTTGGTGTCATGTGTGAATTTAGTGCAAGGTCCAAGGTCACGAAGATTTATCCCTTTGTTTCCTActaaaagttttatagatttTGCTTTCATATTTAGATTTATggctttgatccattttgaattatgtTTTGATTATGACACTGACTTCATTCTTTCATATGTGGGTATCTTGTCgtagtaccatttgctgaagtgaCTATTCTTAACCCACTGAATGGCCTCAACAAGCTTTGTTTAAAGTAAATTCATTATATTGTAAGTGTGTGAGGATATGTTACATATTCTAGTATTTTGACATTGTCTCCCAAACAGTTATTCTctaaactttcatttatttattagataAACCCCTGCCACTGGAAAACTACACTGAAGAAACAtggaaaaagttaaaagaagCTGTACAGGCTATCCAGAATAGTATCTCTGTTAAATACAGCTTGGAAGAACTCTATCA
This genomic window contains:
- the LOC131503567 gene encoding cullin-4B-like, with amino-acid sequence MPQEDSSSSAAAAASQKQEQLKNGKLLVFSVAADHHNNDLTKAPTTLSSFASNMLGTGSVKKLAIKNFKDKPLPLENYTEETWKKLKEAVQAIQNSISVKYSLEELYQSVENLCSYNLSANLYKQLKQLCEQHLKAQIHQFREYPFFSSLSCFLSFVKFSMSVSIEWNN